A window of Phragmites australis chromosome 2, lpPhrAust1.1, whole genome shotgun sequence genomic DNA:
aaattttattttatttattttttctcacctcagcagcattaGAATAGAAATTATTatacaattttgctcaagtttaatgtaaggggtggcggctattGACATAAACGCACGTTTAGAAAATAGTACAGAAACTTccggggcgagaactcaatcttccaagccatttttggcctcgaaaaattcgcCAAAACTAACGTtgtagatgtctgtagagtaaaaaaacgtcaaaatcgaaatctgtatgcaaaagttatgcccttGTTACTAAAAGCACTCCGGAACAACATTTCGGGTAAAACGTCATCGGTGtgactcgtcacctatgacttgtataagtgacgagtcacagttataacccgtcacctatgatcttCGGCCATGAAGATTAAAAGGATAGCATATCCAGTTAGAATCATAAGCAtgtgatagctgaggtggtaaggcAGTCGCATGCGAGGCTCTGGGCACGAGTTCGAGTCCCATGAAATGCAAAGACcgaaatatatttgaaaatgatatggATCAGACATATGCGATGGGTCCTGTATTAGGTTGCTCTCGGatgaaaagaaatatatatattttttgatttttttcatatcaaaaaatagaaaaaacgtTCGtcaattataagtgacgggttataactgtgtcccgtcacttatgacctaataagtgacggatcaagttttgATCGTCACCAATAATATTATTAGTGACTGATctttactcgtcacttatgacttatcatcaATAATATATTTAGAATAATGGATACAacatccgtcacctatgataaTTATAACTGTTACTTTATAGTTTTTTTCAGTGATCTAGGGCAAGTCACCAATAATCGGCCGGACGGCGATTCAGTTCATTTGATAACCACACGGGCTCCGCCCTCTCGTGGTACATGCCAGCTGCTCCCCACATCTCAATATTGGAGCAACCGATGGTCCGTACCTGATCGAGGCTGTAGAATCCAGTCCTGTAGCTTAGGGCAAACAAATCTGCCATCATAATGCTAACTTTGCAACCAGCTTTGACCATATTGTTGACATAGATCGTCGTCATGATTCCCTCAGCTATGGTCATCTTGGGAGATGGCTTGAACCAGGCGTAGCAAACAGGGCTGGCCTTCCTCCTCAGAAGGAACCAGAGCTCGACCTCCTGGATGCATTCATCCCCAGTGCTTGCCAGGACTGCAAACCTAGCAACCGAACCCATCCCCGTGGTATTCCTGTAAACGTCCATGGCGCGGAAGCAGATGAGTTATCCATGGTATTCGCTGGTTGGCAGCGAGACGGCAAGCGAGGAGAGGAGGCTGTCGTTTTCGCGTGGTTTGAAGTCGAGCCAAATTTGAAGTTCGGCAGCTGGAAATATCCGCTCACATAATGTTCCTTCCAGAGAAAAAGGCACTGAATATCTGGGATCAAGAAGGTGTCGGACTCGGCCGGCAATAACACTACGAACTGATTGCAGCTCGTAAGATTCCTACGAGATTATTGTAACATGAAAACTTTACTAAGCATGTGGATGCATGATTTATTAGTactgtttatttatattgagatttatattaaagtgataaaaatataagatatattaaaaaattaatagataaataaatattattttaagaGAGATTCACGACTAGATATGCCGCTCATACATAACAGCATATGGAGTTGCCATGCAAAACCATGGTGAGCCCGTGGTTTAGCAGGTCCAGTCCATGGGGGTGCCATGGTTTAGCAGCTCCGTTGGTACTATACGGGTGAGGATACGATCGAACGCTTGGCAAGCATCACTCCTGAATCCCGGCGCATTGAGCTCTAACGTCGCGTTCGTATCGACATTGTGACgtccgacgccgccgccgccgccgccgtggaggCCGGAGTCGCACGAGCTGCACACCggaaatgtgttgcaactagagcGTGTCCGAAGCTATTGCCGTACTTGACGCACGCTACACTCTACTCGCCGGCACTATCCAATTCCACGGACGGCGCAGTTGGACCGCGCGCGATGGCTTCGCCGGCCGGCATGGGGCTGGTGGCCTACAACGCGGCCATCTCCCGCTGCGCCCGCGCGGGCCTCTACCCGCGCGCGCTCGCGCTGTTCCGCGAGATGCGCGGCCGCGGCCTGCGCGCCGACGAGTACACCCTCCCTCCGCTCCTCAACTCCGCCGCGCTCCTGCGCGCCCCGCCCGCGACCTGCGCGCTGCACGCCCTTCTCCTCCGCGCGGGCCTCGCCGCGCACCTCCACGTCGCCAACGCGCTCGTCGACGCCTACGCGAAGCTGTCCCGCCCGGACGCCGCGCGGGCcgtgttcgacgaaatgccgagccgggacgtggtcACATGGACCTCCCTCCTTACGGGTCTCGCCCGCGCCGGCGACCACGACGCGGCCGTCTGCGTGTACCACGACATGGTCGCCGCGGGAGTCCAGCCGGACGAGTTCGTCGTCGCGGCCGTGCTCAGCTCGTGCGCCGGCTCAACCATGCTCGAGCTGGGGCGGTCGGTGCACGCCGCGGCGGTCCAGCTCGGGTTCGAGCCGTTCCTCTCGGTCGGGAACTCGCTCGTCTCCATGTACGCCAAGACCGGCTCGCTGCGCGACGCGCGGATGGTGTTCGATGCGATGCGGGCGAGGTGCACCATCACGTGGACGGCCCTGATCGTCGGGTACGCGCAGAACGGCTGTGGGAAGCAGTCGCTCGAGATCTACACTGACATGGTCCGGTCCGGGTGCAGGCCAGATTACGTGACCTTCATCGGTCTCCTCTTCGCGTGCAGTCACGCCGGTCTGGTCGACGCTGGCCGTGCTCACTTCAGGTCCATGGAGACAGACTATGGCATCGTTCCCGGACCGGATCACTACGCGTGCATGGCTGACTTGCTAGGCCGGGCAggccggctggaggaggccaTGGACTTGCTGAATCGGAGCTCGACAAAGCTGGACGCCACGGTCTGGAAGGCGCTGCTGGGCGCGTGCCGGGTGCACCGGAACGCAGAGCTCGCCGAACGCGCGTCCGAGATGGTGTGGAGACTGGATCCGACGGATGCCGTGCCGTACGTCATGCTCTCCAACCTGTACTCCCGGGCGAGGAGATGGGGTGACGTCGCGAGGATCCGGGCGCTGATGAAGTCGAGAGGGATCACCAAGGAGCCCGGGTGCAGCTGGGTGGGCGTGAACGGCGTGACGCACCTGTTCCACGTCGCGGACCGCGGGCACCCGCGGACGGCCGAGATTTACAGGAAGGTGGAGGAGATGACGGAGAGGATCAGGGCCGAAGGGTACGTGCCGGACACAGACTGGGCGCTGCAGGACGAGGCGCCGGAGGGGAGGGAAAGAGGGCTGGCGTACCATAGCGAGAGGCTCGCCGTGGCCTTCGGACTGCTCGCCATGCCGGCCACCGCGCCCATCCGCGTGTTCAAGAACCTCCGGGTGTGCGGCGACTGCCATGCCGCGATCAAGATGGTCGCCAAGGCGTACGGCAGGGAGATCATACTGAGAGATGCGAACTGCTTCCACCACATGAAGGATGGAATATGTTCTTGCGGTGGCTACTGGTAGGGAGATTCGGCAAGTTGCATTGGCTCTGTTTGTTTTTGGTCGATTGAGACTTGAGAGTAGGCATGTGAATGTTTACCGTAGAGTGTGAAACTGTGGGTTGGGAAAATAGGAATTTCAGTTTCATCAGAACACATCGACAAGAGATCAAATTCCCTCAGAAAATTGCTCTGGACTTCTATTAGATTAGATTGCACCAAAGGTGCCAGTGATGTACAATGTGCTAGTATAGTATCCAGATGGCCCTTTCTACTAAAAAATCCTACCATTCTATTCGTCGATGTCCTTTACAGCATCCtgaaaaacagaagaaaaagaGCAGTCAGTACTAACTTCCAAATAGCAATAGCAAGAGTAACAAACTAAGCTTTTTTAAACACGATAACAAACTAAGCACACGAGTGAATAATCCCCGAGCCTTCACGGAGTTTTGCTACTGGGGGATATCAGAAGCATGCCGGTATGTCATGCTTTTTACCTTTGCAAGCCTTGTTACATAAGCAGCAGCAACGGCTGTAAATAATAACCCTAGGCCCAGTGTCCATAAATTGCCATTTCCTCCCAAACCAATTTCTGACTCATCTTGCTGTCAAAACGAGAAAGGAAAGTCATTAATCCATTCAAACTGCcgattttatttttctaaaggccCTATGAGCTCTGCTACTATGCAAACGAAAAACCAAGAGATCATTTGACCAGTGACAGCTGCATTTTCTCATCAATCCTGACCCAAAAAAAGGGTAACATTATATTAGGAGATCAACAGAGCTGTGTTGTTCTATCGTTAACACCAGATTCTAATATTCTCATGAAATATTTGAACTGCTATGTCAAAGATGAGAACAGTAACACCTAAGTACATTGCAAGATTAAGA
This region includes:
- the LOC133908263 gene encoding tyrosine--tRNA ligase 1, cytoplasmic-like, with protein sequence MDVYRNTTGMGSVARFAVLASTGDECIQEVELWFLLRRKASPVCYAWFKPSPKMTIAEGIMTTIYVNNMVKAGCKVSIMMADLFALSYRTGFYSLDQVRTIGCSNIEMWGAAGMYHERAEPVWLSNELNRRPADYW
- the LOC133909327 gene encoding pentatricopeptide repeat-containing protein At2g03880, mitochondrial-like, yielding MASPAGMGLVAYNAAISRCARAGLYPRALALFREMRGRGLRADEYTLPPLLNSAALLRAPPATCALHALLLRAGLAAHLHVANALVDAYAKLSRPDAARAVFDEMPSRDVVTWTSLLTGLARAGDHDAAVCVYHDMVAAGVQPDEFVVAAVLSSCAGSTMLELGRSVHAAAVQLGFEPFLSVGNSLVSMYAKTGSLRDARMVFDAMRARCTITWTALIVGYAQNGCGKQSLEIYTDMVRSGCRPDYVTFIGLLFACSHAGLVDAGRAHFRSMETDYGIVPGPDHYACMADLLGRAGRLEEAMDLLNRSSTKLDATVWKALLGACRVHRNAELAERASEMVWRLDPTDAVPYVMLSNLYSRARRWGDVARIRALMKSRGITKEPGCSWVGVNGVTHLFHVADRGHPRTAEIYRKVEEMTERIRAEGYVPDTDWALQDEAPEGRERGLAYHSERLAVAFGLLAMPATAPIRVFKNLRVCGDCHAAIKMVAKAYGREIILRDANCFHHMKDGICSCGGYW